A single genomic interval of Nonomuraea rubra harbors:
- a CDS encoding TetR/AcrR family transcriptional regulator has translation MPRPSSKERLLDAAAEVLLSEGAEALTLEAVARRAGVSKGGLFYHFPTKQALVAAMVDRLTGAFDRALAETGGEPGDYLRAYLNATIPEHHTTARTPADRATAALLAAVLVDPAGLAPLRDRYAAWQARLTDDGIDPAVATAVRLAVDGWWAARLLGLGEPDPALHEQTRRHLMEEIDRAARH, from the coding sequence ATGCCACGACCCAGCTCGAAGGAACGGCTGCTCGACGCCGCCGCCGAGGTCCTGCTGTCCGAAGGGGCGGAAGCCCTGACCCTGGAAGCGGTGGCCCGGCGGGCAGGCGTGTCGAAGGGCGGCCTGTTCTACCACTTCCCCACCAAGCAGGCCCTGGTCGCCGCCATGGTCGACCGGCTGACCGGAGCCTTCGACCGAGCCCTGGCCGAGACGGGCGGCGAGCCGGGCGACTACCTGCGCGCCTACCTGAACGCGACGATCCCCGAGCACCACACCACGGCCAGGACCCCGGCCGACCGCGCGACCGCCGCCCTGCTGGCCGCCGTGCTGGTGGACCCGGCGGGGCTGGCGCCGCTGCGGGACAGGTACGCCGCCTGGCAGGCCAGGCTGACCGACGACGGCATCGACCCGGCCGTGGCGACGGCCGTACGGCTGGCCGTCGACGGCTGGTGGGCGGCCAGGCTCCTCGGCCTCGGCGAGCCGGACCCGGCGCTGCACGAGCAGACCAGGCGCCACCTGATGGAGGAGATCGACCGTGCTGCCCGTCACTAA
- a CDS encoding DUF5360 family protein → MLPVTKALMLFTDLALVIYFTVTGLGLIPPEWAFNGYSDPVVADWNWSFLWIDLAASATGLASLYLLRRSSPSGPGLMLVSLVLTMASGLMAIAFWTLRGDFSLLWWLPNLYLLLFPIPAIVCLTRSRPGVPAS, encoded by the coding sequence GTGCTGCCCGTCACTAAGGCGTTGATGCTCTTCACGGACCTGGCGCTGGTGATCTACTTCACCGTCACGGGTCTGGGGCTGATCCCGCCCGAGTGGGCGTTCAACGGCTACTCCGATCCGGTGGTGGCCGACTGGAACTGGTCGTTCCTCTGGATCGACCTGGCGGCCAGCGCGACCGGCCTGGCCAGCCTGTACCTCCTGCGCCGGAGCTCGCCGTCGGGGCCGGGGCTGATGCTGGTCTCGCTCGTGCTGACCATGGCCTCCGGCCTGATGGCGATCGCGTTCTGGACGCTGCGCGGCGACTTCTCGCTGCTCTGGTGGCTGCCGAACCTCTACCTCCTGCTCTTCCCGATCCCCGCGATCGTCTGCCTCACCCGGTCACGGCCCGGCGTCCCCGCCTCCTAG